One part of the Malus sylvestris chromosome 2, drMalSylv7.2, whole genome shotgun sequence genome encodes these proteins:
- the LOC126591367 gene encoding amine oxidase [copper-containing] gamma 2: MEGRRFLRFFSLSLCIGLVLLFTWSHLPYAPPYVSDLLDCTTNSAWCSSKNRIQSKAPIPTRRLKDHSSDTPHHPLDPLTIQELNAVRTILNSHALFTSTSSYALHSIELQEPDKSLVLGWKHGDPLFPRKASIVARVDSKSLVLTVDLTTSEVTVHETGSHYGYPTMTLEELAAATFSPLKNADFNRTIVERGVDLADLGCLPLSTGWYGGADENRRLIKVQCYSTKDTVNFYMRPIEGLTVLVDLDTQQVVEISDKGRGIPIPKAANTDYRYSAQRPNQVKKLIKPISIEQPEGPSFTVENDHLVKWANWEFHLKPDARAGVIVSRAKVWDPETGELRDVMYKGFTSELFVPYMDPTDAWYFKTYMDAGEYGFGLQAMPLEPLNDCPRNAYYMDGVFAAADGKPYVRSNMVCIFESYTGDIGWRHTECPITGMEVREVRPKVTLVVRMAASVANYDYIVDWEFQTDGLIRVKVGLSGILMVKGTSYENMNQVSSSQENLYGTLLSENVIGVIHDHYVTFHLDMDVDGSDNSFMKVNLQRQSNSPTESPRKSYLKATKTVAKTEKDAQIKLKLYDPSEFHVINPSKKTRVGNPVGYKLVPGGTAASLLDLDDPPQKRGAFTNNQIWVTPYNKSEQWAGGLFVDQSTGEDTLAVWSNRDRPIENKDIVVWYTLGFHHIPCQEDFPIMPTVSSSFDIKPVNFFESNPILRTPPNVATDLPVCTAAASA, translated from the exons ATGGAAGGTCGGAGATTCCTGCGTTTTTTCTCCCTTTCCCTCTGCATAGGCCTAGTCCTCCTCTTCACTTGGTCCCACCTCCCTTACGCGCCGCCGTACGTCTCCGACCTCCTCGACTGCACAACAAACTCCGCCTGGTGCTCCTCCAAAAACCGCATCCAATCCAAAGCCCCTATCCCAACGCGCCGCCTCAAAGACCACAGCTCCGACACCCCCCACCACCCTCTCGACCCCCTCACCATCCAAGAACTCAACGCCGTCCGCACCATCCTCAACTCCCACGCGCTCttcacctccacctcctcctacGCGCTCCACTCCATCGAGCTCCAGGAGCCCGACAAGTCCCTCGTCCTCGGATGGAAGCACGGCGACCCTCTCTTCCCCAGAAAGGCCTCTATCGTCGCACGTGTCGACAGCAAGTCGCTCGTGCTAACAGTCGACCTGACTACGTCCGAGGTGACCGTTCACGAGACCGGCTCCCACTACGGTTACCCCACGATGACGCTGGAGGAGCTGGCCGCTGCCACGTTCAGCCCGCTCAAGAACGCTGATTTCAACCGTACGATCGTCGAGCGCGGGGTCGATCTGGCGGACCTGGGGTGTCTCCCGCTTTCCACGGGGTGGTACGGCGGGGCCGACGAGAACAGGAGGTTGATTAAGGTGCAGTGCTACTCCACCAAAGATACTGTGAACTTCTACATGCGTCCAATCGAAGGGTTAACTGTTCTCGTTGACTTGGACACCCAACAAGTGGTGGAGATTTCGGATAAGGGCAGGGGCATCCCCATACCAAAGGCCGCCAATACAGATTATAGGTACTCAGCCCAAAGGCCCAATCAAGTGAAAAAGCTGATCAAGCCCATATCTATAGAGCAGCCGGAAGGGCCGAGTTTTACGGTAGAAAATGATCACTTGGTCAAATGGGCAAATTGGGAATTTCACTTGAAGCCTGACGCCAGGGCGGGCGTCATCGTATCCCGGGCCAAAGTTTGGGACCCGGAGACCGGGGAGTTGAGGGATGTTATGTACAAAGGGTTTACGTCAGAGTTGTTTGTGCCTTACATGGACCCCACTGATGCGTGGTACTTTAAGACCTATATGGATGCCGGTGAATACGGGTTCGGGTTACAGGCAATGCCTCTGGAGCCGCTTAACGATTGTCCGCGTAACGCCTACTATATGGATGGTGTGTTTGCGGCAGCTGATGGAAAACCATACGTCCGATCAAACATGGTTTGCATATTCGAGAGCTATACGGGCGATATCGGGTGGCGGCACACAGAGTGTCCGATAACGGGCATGGAG GTTAGGGAAGTGAGGCCAAAGGTGACATTGGTAGTTAGAATGGCAGCATCAGTTGCTAACTATGATTATATCGTCGACTGGGAGTTCCAAACAGACGGACTAATCAGGGTTAAG GTTGGACTTAGTGGCATTTTGATGGTGAAAGGCACCTCCTATGAGAACATGAACCAAGTCTCATCTAGCCAAGAGAATCTCTATGGCACCCTCTTGTCGGAGAACGTTATTGGCGTTATTCACGATCATTACGTCACATTTCATCTTGATATGGACGTGGACGGCTCAGATAACTCCTTTATGAAGGTGAATCTCCAAAGGCAGTCCAACTCCCCAACTGAATCACCAAGGAAAAGCTACTTGAAAGCTACTAAAACCGTTGCCAAAACTGAGAAAGATGCACAGATTAAGCTCAAACTCTATGACCCGTCCGAATTCCACGTGATCAACCCATCGAAAAAGACACGGGTTGGAAACCCTGTAGGGTACAAGTTGGTTCCCGGTGGCACTGCTGCTAGCTTGCTTGATCTTGACGACCCTCCCCAAAAGAGAGGTGCTTTTACAAACAATCAAATTTGGGTTACCCCATACAATAAGAGCGAACAATGGGCTGGTGGGTTGTTTGTAGACCAAAGCACAGGCGAAGATACTCTTGCCGTGTGGTCTAACAG GGACCGACCAATCGAGAACAAGGACATTGTGGTTTGGTACACATTAGGGTTTCATCACATACCCTGTCAAGAAGACTTCCCTATAATGCCAACTGTGTCATCTAGCTTCGATATCAAACCTGTCAATTTCTTTGAGAGTAACCCCATACTTCGGACTCCGCCTAACGTTGCCACAGATCTACCCGTTTGCACGGCTGCTGCTTCAGCTTAA